From a single Mycolicibacterium moriokaense genomic region:
- a CDS encoding ABC transporter permease — translation MLMAALRDMQWRRRRFVIAILSTAIIFAMTLVLTGLANGFRVEADKTVDSLGVDLYLVKAGASGPFVGATPFAPVELRRVAQAPGVEAAAPLAYAGGTATLDGSTRNVDIFGAPENGPGMPAVSEGRPPSTRDEVAVSSTLGRGIGDEVEIASRTLRIVGIVENSTALANLPNVFLTTEGAQQLVYGGEPLVASIGVRGTLEQPPPGYRAIDRAGAVEDLLRPLKVAVNSITIVAVLLWVVAALVVGSVIYLSALERLRDFAVFKAIGVSTKSIAAGLALQAVIVALLAALVGAGLSMLLGPLFPMQVIIPSQAFIALPVLAIVIGLIASATGLHRAVSVDPAIAFGGP, via the coding sequence ATGCTGATGGCCGCGCTGCGCGACATGCAGTGGCGACGACGGCGATTCGTCATCGCGATCCTGTCCACCGCCATCATCTTCGCGATGACCCTCGTTCTGACCGGTCTGGCCAACGGGTTCCGGGTCGAAGCGGACAAGACCGTCGACTCCCTCGGCGTGGACCTGTATCTCGTCAAGGCGGGCGCCTCGGGCCCATTCGTCGGGGCGACGCCTTTCGCCCCGGTGGAATTACGCAGAGTCGCGCAGGCTCCCGGCGTGGAGGCGGCCGCTCCCCTCGCCTACGCGGGGGGTACGGCCACCCTCGACGGCTCGACGCGCAACGTGGACATCTTCGGTGCCCCCGAGAACGGTCCGGGCATGCCTGCGGTCTCCGAGGGACGCCCGCCGTCGACGCGCGACGAGGTGGCGGTATCGAGCACGCTGGGCCGAGGGATCGGTGATGAGGTGGAGATCGCCTCGCGCACGCTGCGTATCGTCGGCATCGTGGAGAACTCCACTGCGCTGGCCAACCTGCCCAACGTGTTCCTCACCACCGAGGGCGCACAGCAGCTTGTCTACGGTGGGGAGCCGTTGGTGGCATCGATCGGAGTGCGCGGCACGCTCGAGCAGCCACCGCCCGGCTACCGCGCGATCGACCGCGCCGGCGCCGTCGAAGATCTGTTGCGCCCCTTGAAAGTTGCCGTGAACTCGATCACGATCGTGGCCGTTCTGCTGTGGGTGGTCGCGGCGCTCGTGGTGGGGTCGGTGATCTACCTGTCGGCGCTGGAACGGCTGCGAGATTTCGCGGTGTTCAAGGCGATTGGGGTTTCCACCAAGAGCATCGCCGCCGGGCTCGCGCTGCAGGCGGTCATCGTCGCCCTGCTGGCGGCGCTTGTCGGGGCTGGACTTTCGATGTTGCTCGGACCGCTGTTCCCGATGCAGGTCATCATTCCAAGCCAGGCGTTCATCGCGCTTCCCGTCCTCGCCATCGTGATCGGGCTCATCGCCAGTGCGACGGGGCTGCACCGGGCCGTCTCGGTCGACCCAGCCATCGCGTTCGGAGGTCCCTGA